From Manduca sexta isolate Smith_Timp_Sample1 chromosome 21, JHU_Msex_v1.0, whole genome shotgun sequence, the proteins below share one genomic window:
- the LOC119190097 gene encoding uncharacterized protein LOC119190097, whose amino-acid sequence MTCLPFGLAAAPRMFATITNWTAEVLRSKGMRLVVYLDDYLICHQNRNLLQVQTKTAISFLSSLGWTVNLEKSIVSPTRSLDYLGISWDTQHNTKSLPQEKIDKIYRCLTTRLAAGNWTLKQAQRLLGCLNFATFVTPRGRLHCRSMQRQSNLLRNTPHKQSLYSEEVRLELQWWLENVAQKSPIHQECRQSNYIITDASDVKWGAIVNDKKLQGRWNTRQRYWHCNQKEIYAVIAAISEEAVTLANSTVILQCDNRTVVSYIRNEGGTKSHQLQVLTKDLLSLVDKLNIVLIPHHIPGVYNTEADHLSRNRSNSEWHLLDGATSKIFKRWGTPSIDLFASEIAHVVSNYVTLDLLDSNAYYHNAFSRCWNYDLAWVFPPPGLIPRVLQHLNTAMGHFILITPKWKRPFWRTDVKRRALTRPIKIRDLQTSLIDTATGRSPTHINNLRLEAWYILGGMH is encoded by the coding sequence ATGACTTGCCTACCATTCGGTTTAGCTGCAGCACCAAGGATGTTCGCAACCATTACAAATTGGACAGCCGAAGTGTTGCGCTCCAAGGGAATGAGGCTGGTAGTTTACTTGGACGATTACCTAATCTGTCATCAAAACCGGAATTTGCTTCAGGTACAAACAAAGACTGCTATAAGCTTTTTATCCAGCCTGGGCTGGACCGTAAATTTAGAGAAGTCGATCGTATCACCAACAAGGTCACTAGATTACCTGGGCATCAGCTGGGATACACAGCACAATACAAAATCCCTGCCCCAGGAAAAGATCGACAAAATATATCGCTGCCTGACAACTCGTCTCGCTGCTGGCAATTGGACCCTCAAGCAGGCGCAACGCCTCTTAGGGTGCCTCAATTTTGCGACCTTCGTCACCCCACGGGGAAGGTTGCATTGCCGTTCTATGCAGCGCCAGAGCAATTTGCTTCGGAATACACCTCACAAGCAATCTCTGTATTCAGAAGAAGTGCGTTTGGAACTCCAATGGTGGCTAGAAAATGTGGCTCAAAAAAGCCCGATACATCAAGAGTGCCGTCAATCGAACTACATAATAACCGATGCTTCAGATGTGAAATGGGGGGCTATAGTAAACGACAAAAAATTACAAGGGAGGTGGAACACTCGTCAACGATATTGGCACTGCAATCAGAAAGAAATTTATGCTGTAATTGCCGCTATATCCGAAGAAGCGGTAACTCTCGCGAACTCCACAGTGATTTTACAATGCGACAACAGGACGGTAGTATCGTATATCAGGAACGAAGGAGGAACAAAGTCACATCAGCTACAAGTTCTGACCAAAGACTTATTGTCTCTAGTAGACAAACTAAATATTGTACTCATCCCTCATCACATTCCGGGAGTTTACAATACCGAGGCCGATCATCTGTCGCGCAATCGGAGCAACTCCGAGTGGCACCTTCTAGACGGGGCTACGTCAAAGATTTTCAAACGCTGGGGAACACCAAGCATCGACCTATTTGCTTCAGAAATAGCACACGTCGTATCAAATTACGTTACACTCGACTTATTAGACTCAAACGCCTACTATCACAACGCTTTCAGCAGATGCTGGAACTACGACCTCGCCTGGGTGTTTCCTCCACCGGGACTAATACCGCGAGTATTGCAACACCTCAACACCGCTATGGGTCACTTCATACTGATAACCCCCAAGTGGAAGAGACCATTTTGGCGAACCGACGTCAAGCGTCGCGCTTTAACACGACCAATCAAGATTCGGGATCTCCAAACAAGTCTGATAGACACTGCAACAGGCCGATCCCCGACTCACATCAACAATCTACGGTTGGAAGCCTGGTACATTTTGGGTGGGATGCATTAA